A region of the Chlamydia felis Fe/C-56 genome:
TTATAAAGAACGCTTCCGGGTTCAACAAGAGAACCTCCACGTTTGTTAACAGCTATGCGCATATCGGAAGCAGTACGATTTTTATTATCTGTCATGGCTTCGACAATAATCCCCACTCCCCCATAACCATAAAGCTCATAAGTCACATCTTCGAAATTTTTCTGATCTGCTGAAGAAGCTTTCTTGAGGTTTCTTTCAATATTTTCACTAGGGATATTTTGATCTTTCGCCTTTTGTATAATCACTCGCAAACGCGCGTTTGTTTTGGGATCAGGACCTCCCATTTTCACAGCAGATATGAGTTCTTTTATCGTTCGGGAAAAGATTTTTCCCCTTTTATGATCTGCTCGTTCTTTCCGATATTTTGTATTTGCCCACTTACTATGTCCTGCCATGTCTCTTACCTAACCTTGATTTATATCCTTGCAACAAAACGTAAATGTTAGCCTTTTCCCACGCTACAGCACTTTCGTATAAAGGGAAACGCCTCTCGCACTCCTTAAATTTCTTCCCGTGAAAAATTGTTCTTCCCGAGGGAGAATATTCACGAGGAACCACGCTATGGACCATTTCATGATAAATAAGATAT
Encoded here:
- a CDS encoding YebC/PmpR family DNA-binding transcriptional regulator encodes the protein MAGHSKWANTKYRKERADHKRGKIFSRTIKELISAVKMGGPDPKTNARLRVIIQKAKDQNIPSENIERNLKKASSADQKNFEDVTYELYGYGGVGIIVEAMTDNKNRTASDMRIAVNKRGGSLVEPGSVLYNFSRKGACYVPKNSIDEAALLSHVIEVGAEDLDNDDEEHFVVLCDPVDLSSVKEQLVALGVTCTEEKLIYVPLRVVDCDEKDGEANLALIEWLEKIDDVDEVYHNMA